One part of the Polycyclovorans algicola TG408 genome encodes these proteins:
- a CDS encoding SUMF1/EgtB/PvdO family nonheme iron enzyme codes for MMDKCLWAAVLSLGLLLPFGAQASQRVALVIGNDNYPTMGRLSNAGNDARAVAGKLKELDFKLVGGQAHLDVTQSRANVLIKQFGEALSPGDVAFFYFAGHGVGGDDTNYLIPVDDQNISFLEDVPDFSVDAQSVLRRMEQRGDGINIVILDACRDKPLPSRTRGGMARGLSRMVAPSGSFIGYAASPGQKSFDGRGSNGVFTEQLLGLLGKPGYTMDDVFADLTGAVERVTSRQQTPIRESNLRGRFILVPGPRDTAGLAASAPDPEQLAFQAAQRAGSEAAWRQLVQSYPNSPYAATANIELAALTRPRPPPAQAPSGGSAPAPVTSSQYGAGGVLLRPGSLGGLSAGTVFRDCEDCPEMVRVPTGRFQMGSPSQEAHRKTNEGPVHEVRIDYALAVGKFEVTRGQWRQFLSESGKTYPNGCFVFDTDQRKFVKANDKSWRDPGYAQDDSHPVVCMTWQWANDYTAWLSDKTGKRYRLLSEAEFEYVNRAGTSTPWFWGSDPQQACRYANNADTKYAQWRGFTTGVKDGAKCDDGYANTAPVGRYPPNAFGLYDTTGNVWEWTEDCWNEGFVGAPTNGAVWAAGDCTLRVGRGGAWREIPAYLRAASRGPNTATSGNFHTGFRLARTD; via the coding sequence ATGATGGACAAATGCCTTTGGGCGGCGGTGCTCTCGCTGGGTCTGCTGCTGCCATTCGGCGCGCAGGCTTCGCAGCGCGTGGCGCTGGTGATTGGCAACGACAACTACCCGACCATGGGCCGGCTCAGCAATGCCGGTAATGACGCGCGGGCAGTGGCGGGCAAGCTCAAGGAGCTGGATTTCAAGCTGGTGGGCGGACAGGCGCACCTGGACGTGACCCAGAGCCGCGCCAACGTGCTGATCAAACAGTTTGGCGAGGCGCTATCCCCGGGTGATGTCGCCTTCTTCTACTTTGCCGGCCACGGCGTGGGCGGCGATGACACCAACTACTTGATTCCGGTGGACGACCAGAACATCTCCTTTCTGGAAGACGTTCCGGACTTCTCCGTTGACGCGCAATCGGTGCTGCGGCGCATGGAACAGCGGGGCGACGGCATCAACATCGTCATTCTCGATGCTTGCCGAGACAAGCCGCTCCCCAGCCGCACCCGCGGCGGCATGGCGCGCGGCCTCTCCCGCATGGTGGCGCCCTCCGGCAGCTTCATCGGCTATGCCGCCAGCCCCGGGCAAAAGTCATTTGACGGCAGGGGCAGCAACGGCGTCTTCACTGAGCAGTTGCTGGGCCTGCTCGGCAAACCCGGCTACACCATGGACGATGTCTTTGCTGACCTCACCGGTGCGGTGGAACGCGTCACCAGCCGGCAGCAGACCCCGATACGCGAAAGTAACCTGCGCGGGCGGTTTATCCTGGTACCCGGGCCGCGGGACACGGCTGGCCTTGCCGCGTCGGCCCCCGACCCTGAGCAGCTGGCATTTCAAGCCGCCCAGCGTGCGGGCAGTGAGGCCGCCTGGCGGCAGCTTGTGCAGAGCTACCCCAACAGCCCCTATGCCGCGACGGCCAACATTGAGCTGGCGGCGCTGACGCGGCCAAGGCCACCGCCCGCGCAGGCCCCCTCTGGCGGCAGTGCCCCCGCACCGGTCACCAGCAGCCAATACGGCGCGGGCGGCGTGTTGCTGCGGCCTGGGAGCCTCGGCGGCCTGAGCGCCGGCACGGTGTTCCGCGACTGCGAGGATTGTCCGGAAATGGTTCGGGTGCCGACCGGCCGTTTCCAGATGGGCAGCCCCAGCCAAGAGGCTCACCGGAAAACCAACGAAGGCCCGGTGCACGAGGTGCGCATTGACTACGCGCTGGCGGTAGGCAAGTTTGAGGTGACACGGGGGCAGTGGCGGCAGTTTCTGAGTGAGAGCGGCAAGACTTATCCGAACGGGTGTTTCGTTTTTGACACCGATCAGCGCAAGTTTGTAAAGGCGAACGACAAAAGCTGGCGGGACCCGGGTTATGCGCAAGACGACAGCCATCCAGTGGTGTGCATGACTTGGCAATGGGCCAATGACTACACGGCTTGGCTCAGTGACAAGACGGGCAAGCGTTACCGGCTTCTGAGCGAAGCTGAATTTGAGTATGTCAATCGTGCCGGCACGAGCACGCCGTGGTTTTGGGGCAGTGATCCACAACAAGCCTGTCGCTATGCCAACAACGCCGACACGAAGTATGCCCAGTGGCGCGGCTTTACGACGGGCGTCAAAGATGGCGCCAAGTGTGACGACGGCTATGCCAACACCGCGCCCGTGGGGCGCTACCCACCCAACGCCTTCGGGCTTTACGACACGACCGGCAACGTCTGGGAATGGACCGAGGACTGCTGGAACGAGGGCTTTGTCGGTGCACCTACTAATGGCGCGGTGTGGGCCGCTGGTGATTGCACCCTTCGCGTGGGGCGCGGCGGCGCTTGGCGCGAAATTCCCGCGTACCTGCGGGCTGCGAGCCGTGGCCCGAACACCGCCACCTCCGGGAACTTCCATACGGGCTTTCGTCTCGCCAGGACCGATTGA
- a CDS encoding SUMF1/EgtB/PvdO family nonheme iron enzyme: MKLKFGWLVAVLLMIIAQPAAAARVALVIGNATYQHTSRLANPGNDAADVSTALRSAGFAVDVVTDAGKSRMEQALSAFAGKAAGSEMAVLFYAGHGMELNGQNYLIPVDAKLESEAVAALQTVRLNDVMDIVGASRLGIVFLDACRDNPLVNNMTRRSGTRSAFRGLARIEPIDNLQVVYAARDGSRAADGTGRNSPFTTALLQGLKTPGLEIRDLWGEVRTEVLRMTNRQQEPFVYGPPLSGRFYFTPPSPGMAAAPAQAISLDPELLAFQAARRAGSEATWRQFVQSYPNSAYAATANIELAALARPRPQPQPPQAQPSVQQALPRAVLPTAAAGTNAMDCPECPEMVKIPGGSFRMGDLSGKGFPHEKPVRGVQVSSFWVGKYEVTFDEWDACYAAGGCSKRPDDERGWGRGRRPVINVSWEDTQQYVQWLSRKTGKRYRLLSEAEWEYVARGGTSTEFSFGDCIHNDRANYDGNYHFLGCGRTGVYLEKTQPVGSYAANPWGLHDVHGNVWEWVQDCWEAGYAGGPTDGSALTSGDCSQRVLRGGSWFYQPIIVRSASRNGGPPKAGDITVGFRLAKSD; this comes from the coding sequence ATGAAGCTTAAATTCGGGTGGCTGGTGGCCGTGCTGCTCATGATCATCGCGCAGCCGGCGGCCGCTGCACGAGTGGCACTGGTGATTGGCAATGCCACCTATCAACACACCTCGCGGTTGGCCAATCCCGGCAACGACGCGGCCGATGTCAGCACTGCGCTGCGTTCGGCCGGGTTTGCGGTGGATGTAGTGACCGATGCCGGCAAGAGTCGGATGGAACAGGCGCTGTCGGCATTCGCCGGCAAGGCGGCAGGCTCGGAAATGGCCGTGCTGTTCTACGCCGGCCACGGCATGGAGCTGAACGGGCAGAACTACCTGATCCCGGTAGACGCCAAGCTAGAAAGTGAGGCCGTTGCTGCGCTTCAAACTGTGCGGTTAAACGACGTGATGGACATAGTCGGCGCCTCACGGCTGGGGATCGTGTTTCTGGATGCCTGCCGCGACAACCCGCTGGTCAACAACATGACCCGGCGCAGCGGCACGCGCAGTGCATTTCGCGGCTTGGCGCGTATCGAGCCCATCGACAACCTGCAAGTGGTCTATGCAGCTAGAGACGGCAGCCGCGCCGCCGACGGCACCGGTCGCAACAGCCCCTTCACCACCGCCCTGCTGCAGGGTCTGAAGACCCCGGGACTTGAAATCCGAGACCTTTGGGGTGAAGTGCGCACCGAAGTGCTACGGATGACCAACCGCCAGCAGGAACCCTTTGTTTACGGCCCCCCGCTGTCTGGGCGGTTTTACTTCACCCCCCCGTCGCCTGGCATGGCCGCTGCCCCGGCGCAAGCAATCTCCCTAGACCCTGAGCTTTTGGCCTTTCAGGCCGCCCGGCGTGCGGGCAGCGAGGCCACCTGGCGGCAATTTGTGCAGAGCTATCCCAATAGCGCCTATGCCGCGACGGCGAATATTGAGCTGGCCGCCCTGGCGCGGCCAAGGCCGCAGCCGCAGCCACCTCAAGCCCAGCCATCCGTACAGCAGGCGCTGCCACGAGCGGTATTGCCGACTGCAGCGGCAGGCACGAATGCTATGGACTGCCCTGAATGCCCCGAGATGGTGAAGATTCCCGGCGGCAGCTTTCGTATGGGAGACCTCAGCGGCAAGGGCTTCCCACATGAAAAGCCGGTGCGCGGGGTTCAAGTGTCATCTTTCTGGGTGGGCAAGTACGAGGTGACGTTTGACGAGTGGGACGCTTGCTACGCGGCGGGCGGTTGCAGCAAGCGGCCTGACGATGAGCGGGGCTGGGGTCGTGGCCGTCGTCCGGTCATCAACGTGAGTTGGGAAGACACCCAACAATACGTGCAGTGGCTGAGCCGCAAGACCGGCAAGCGCTATCGCCTTTTGAGTGAGGCCGAATGGGAATATGTTGCCCGTGGGGGAACCAGCACGGAATTTAGTTTTGGTGACTGCATACATAACGACCGCGCCAACTACGACGGTAACTATCATTTTCTGGGTTGTGGCAGGACCGGTGTTTATCTGGAGAAGACCCAGCCGGTGGGCAGCTATGCCGCCAACCCTTGGGGCCTGCACGATGTGCACGGCAACGTCTGGGAATGGGTTCAGGACTGTTGGGAAGCCGGCTATGCGGGAGGTCCCACCGATGGCAGTGCTTTGACTTCGGGTGACTGTTCACAGCGAGTGTTGCGGGGTGGCTCCTGGTTTTATCAACCGATAATCGTGCGGTCAGCCTCCCGTAACGGCGGCCCCCCCAAAGCTGGGGACATCACTGTGGGCTTTAGGCTCGCCAAGAGCGATTAA
- a CDS encoding four helix bundle protein, with the protein MSTPLALPLAVDACRELIVWMVNELYQFPRSQRYTLGTRIETLLLEVLERLLLSTCARPSEQARHLEPANAKLDLLRHLWRVALEVKAVAPKTHSHAAERLLDIAKQVGGWRRARGAP; encoded by the coding sequence ATGAGCACGCCCCTCGCCTTGCCGCTGGCTGTGGATGCCTGCCGCGAGCTGATCGTGTGGATGGTGAACGAGCTCTACCAGTTTCCGCGTTCGCAGCGTTACACCCTCGGCACTCGCATCGAGACCCTACTCCTCGAGGTGCTGGAGCGGCTGCTGCTGTCGACCTGCGCGCGCCCATCGGAACAGGCGCGGCATCTGGAACCGGCCAACGCCAAACTGGACCTGTTGCGCCACCTCTGGCGCGTGGCGCTGGAGGTCAAGGCCGTGGCCCCCAAGACGCACAGCCATGCAGCGGAGCGGCTGCTGGATATTGCCAAGCAGGTGGGCGGCTGGCGCCGCGCGCGGGGCGCCCCATGA
- a CDS encoding DUF4384 domain-containing protein codes for MPCFKPAAALASYSVAMLLAVASLASPMAVASEQRAMTAEQVTITSLAVPQSDLKVDVWTDRPNGVYADGDRARVFLKVNQAARVELVEVNSRGVKTVLFPNACQPNKALGAGQTVEVGVGQRGSASCPGIRVSQPYGLSVLKAVATTDPNARFQTGRVMTGAAPFALIGDSADVYARTMTVMVNQAPPQTKWATANVHYSVAPSASATASVPSSRTTMAAAPAAAIPAAYPLPAFKSDFGLNVRTGEASYRAGDALTFSVTAERRCDLRVVNVDHNGDYSVLSPNAMNESLTLQAGRAQFLPRSSGDVQVRLSGEAGTQTLLAVCAQNKSFWEVMTGRSAITEVKPTMTLEEILADRVDGLVARKAVTYQLLP; via the coding sequence ATGCCTTGTTTCAAGCCCGCTGCGGCCTTGGCTTCTTACAGTGTGGCGATGCTGCTGGCGGTGGCCAGCTTGGCGAGCCCGATGGCGGTTGCCAGCGAACAGCGTGCCATGACGGCGGAGCAGGTGACGATCACGTCGCTTGCGGTGCCGCAGTCGGACCTCAAAGTGGATGTATGGACCGATCGCCCCAACGGGGTCTATGCCGATGGCGATCGGGCGCGGGTGTTTCTCAAGGTGAACCAGGCGGCGCGCGTGGAACTGGTGGAAGTGAACAGCAGGGGCGTGAAGACGGTTTTATTCCCCAATGCGTGTCAGCCGAATAAAGCGCTTGGCGCCGGGCAGACGGTTGAGGTGGGCGTGGGGCAGCGTGGTTCGGCCAGTTGCCCTGGTATCCGGGTTTCCCAACCTTACGGTCTGAGCGTGCTGAAGGCTGTCGCCACTACCGATCCCAATGCTCGTTTCCAGACCGGGCGCGTGATGACGGGGGCAGCCCCCTTCGCATTGATTGGAGATAGCGCAGATGTGTATGCGCGCACGATGACGGTCATGGTCAACCAGGCGCCTCCGCAGACCAAGTGGGCGACGGCTAACGTGCACTACAGCGTGGCACCGAGTGCGTCAGCAACGGCTTCGGTCCCTTCCAGCCGAACCACCATGGCTGCAGCACCCGCGGCGGCGATTCCGGCGGCATATCCGCTGCCGGCGTTCAAGTCGGATTTCGGCCTCAACGTCCGCACGGGTGAAGCCAGCTACCGGGCTGGCGACGCCTTGACTTTTTCGGTGACCGCAGAGCGTCGTTGTGACCTGCGGGTGGTTAACGTGGATCACAATGGTGATTACAGCGTGCTATCTCCCAATGCAATGAACGAATCGCTGACCTTGCAGGCCGGCCGCGCTCAGTTCCTTCCCCGTTCCTCGGGCGATGTCCAGGTTCGGCTGTCGGGTGAGGCGGGAACCCAAACCCTGTTGGCGGTCTGCGCGCAAAATAAGAGCTTCTGGGAAGTCATGACGGGCCGGTCTGCGATCACGGAGGTCAAGCCCACGATGACGCTGGAAGAGATCCTCGCCGATCGAGTTGATGGCTTGGTGGCCCGCAAGGCCGTGACCTACCAGTTGCTGCCCTGA